Within Terriglobia bacterium, the genomic segment GCACGCCGGGCACGAGAAGCTGATTGAGACGGCGCGCCGGGAATGCGGCACGGTTGTGGTCAGCATCTTTGTCAATCCCACACAATTTGGACCTGGCGAGGACTATTCCCGCTACCCGCGCACGCTGGAACAGGACCTGTCGGCCTGCGAACGCCTGGGCGCCGACCTTGTCTTCTCGCCTTCCGTGGAAGAAATGTATCCCGAACCACAGCTGGCGTTCATTGACGTGGCGCGCGTCAGCGAACATCTGTGCGGCAGATTCCGGCCGGGACATTTTCGGGGCGTAGCGACAGTTGTTCTGAAACTACTGAACATCGTGCAACCGCAGCAGGCCTATTTCGGCGAAAAGGATATGCAGCAATTGGCGGTCATCCGCCGAATGGTGACGGATCTGAATCTGCCGGTCCGGATTATCGGCGTAGCGACGGTTCGTGAAGGAGATGGTCTGGCTCTGAGTTCACGGAACAAGTATCTGAATGATGGCGAACGGAAAGCTGCGCCGGCTCTATATAAGTCATTGCGGGAAGCGGCGGCGCGGATACAGGAAGGGGAAACGGATGCCGCCGCGGTACGCCTTGCGGCTATGGGAATTCTTCAACAGGAGCCACTGATCCGCGTGGAGTATTTTGAGATTGTAGACCCCAAGGATCTGCAGCCGGTTGCGGCAATCCGGAATCCCGTCCGGATCGCGGCCGCCATCTGGATTGGCAAAACTCGACTGATCGATAACATTGCTGTCAATGATTTCTAGCCGCAGATGACGCGGATGACGCAGATGGCCGCGTTAAAGGTCTTTTTGCGCTTATATCTGCGTCATCCGCGTCATCTGCGGCTAATGAATCCCCGCGTTCTGGTATCCTTACTGCCTTATGAAAAAGGATATCCATGTTGCGCATAGTCCGGATTCGGACGACGCGTTCATGTTCTACGCCCTGGCCACAAAGAAGATCGACACCGGGGACCTGAATTACGTTCACAAGCTGAGTGACATCGAGACGCTGAACCGGAAAGCCATGAAAGGCGAGTACGAAGTGTCCGCGATCTCGTTCCACGCCTACGCGTATATGTCCGACAAGTACGCCCTGATGTCGTGTGGCGCGAGTATGGGCCAGAACTACGGCCCGATCGTCGTATCCGGCAAGCCCATGCGGGCGAAGAGTCTGGCGAACAACAAAATCGTTGCGATTCCCGGCACATTGACGACAGCCTTCCTCGCGCTCCGTCTGTTCGAGCCGGATGTCCAATACAAAGTGGTTCCGTTCGACGAGATTCTGGAAGAGGTTCAGAAAGGCAACTACGACGCCGGTCTTCTCATTCATGAAGGCCAGCTGACATACCGCGAGATGGGGCTGCACAAGGTGCTCGATCTTGGCGAGTGGTGGTTGAAGGAAACCGGCCTGCCGCTTCCTCTCGGCGG encodes:
- the panC gene encoding pantoate--beta-alanine ligase; this translates as MSVRAVHTVKELRNALEAATNIGLVPTMGALHAGHEKLIETARRECGTVVVSIFVNPTQFGPGEDYSRYPRTLEQDLSACERLGADLVFSPSVEEMYPEPQLAFIDVARVSEHLCGRFRPGHFRGVATVVLKLLNIVQPQQAYFGEKDMQQLAVIRRMVTDLNLPVRIIGVATVREGDGLALSSRNKYLNDGERKAAPALYKSLREAAARIQEGETDAAAVRLAAMGILQQEPLIRVEYFEIVDPKDLQPVAAIRNPVRIAAAIWIGKTRLIDNIAVNDF
- a CDS encoding MqnA/MqnD/SBP family protein → MKKDIHVAHSPDSDDAFMFYALATKKIDTGDLNYVHKLSDIETLNRKAMKGEYEVSAISFHAYAYMSDKYALMSCGASMGQNYGPIVVSGKPMRAKSLANNKIVAIPGTLTTAFLALRLFEPDVQYKVVPFDEILEEVQKGNYDAGLLIHEGQLTYREMGLHKVLDLGEWWLKETGLPLPLGGNVIKRDLGKRLIDRIAVDIKTSIQYALDHRVEAMDYAIQFSRGLDTQRVDRFIGMYVNELTLDYGPQGRQAVKKLLQEAYKKKIIPERVELDFV